A section of the Humulus lupulus chromosome 2, drHumLupu1.1, whole genome shotgun sequence genome encodes:
- the LOC133814014 gene encoding uncharacterized protein LOC133814014 codes for MEHCMSSISKQEPEQLLTLWWRIWYKRNKFIHDSLWLKDELVQNWSTDYLSRYQMAHVLTNNVDTTIILPNHVETQASHLDEDTICLFVDDGVDEERMKVGLGAVLYDKNERVLASSASPLLSTMKPHLAEAYVVLQGLSLCLHLGYSKVIVKSDCLRVCQAICNKTDCASDFGMILQDIISLSGQLVSFSIKHCNGTHNCVSHSLVKLALSMEESKVWWLGLPIYLWPDL; via the coding sequence ATGGAACACTGTATGAGCTCAATATCTAAACAGGAACCGGAACAACTCCTAACTCTGTGGTGGCGAATATGGTACAAGCGAAACAAGTTCATTCATGATTCACTTTGGCTTAAGGACGAGCTTGTCCAGAATTGGTCGACTGACTATCTAAGCAGATATCAAATGGCCCATGTTTTGACCAACAATGTGGACACCACTATTATTCTTCCAAATCACGTTGAGACTCAAGCCAGTCATTTGGATGAGGATACTATTTGTTTATTTGTTGATGATGGAGTTGATGAAGAGCGAATGAAGGTGGGTTTGGGAGCTGTTTTATATGACAAAAACGAAAGGGTACTAGCATCTTCAGCATCACCTTTGCTCTCCACCATGAAACCGCATTTGGCTGAGGCGTATGTTGTGCTTCAGGGCCTCTCTTTATGCCTCCACCTAGGTTACTCTAAGGTAATTGTTAAATCAGACTGCCTTAGAGTGTGTCAAGCAATTTGTAATAAAACTGATTGTGCTTCAGACTTTGGCATGATTCTTCAAGACATCATTTCACTGAGTGGTCAATTGGTTTCTTTTTCTATTAAGCATTGTAACGGAACACATAATTGTGTCTCTCATTCTTTAGTAAAATTGGCCTTGTCTATGGAAGAGTCTAAAGTTTGGTGGCTAGGTTTACCAATTTACCTTTGGCCGGATTTGTAG